The proteins below come from a single Synechococcus sp. WH 8101 genomic window:
- a CDS encoding NAD(P)H-quinone oxidoreductase subunit F, translating into MSSVFTLPIQTAWLIPLYGVVGTLVALPWAFGWFRRDAHRPAAYLNILLSLVAFVHGSLVLQGVMRAGPATLEFPWLSFADLDLSISISLSLTNLAALELITGLSLLAQVYALGYLDKEWALARFFALLGFFEGAMSGVVLSDSLFQSYFLLEMLTLSTYLLVGFWYAQPLVVTAARDAFLTKRVGDVLLLMGVVALAAWAGVMRFEDLYAWSATQTLPPLAATLLGLGLIAGPTGKCAQFPMHLWLDEAMEGPNPASILRNSVVVTCGAIVLLKVMPLLQQTPVTLVVLQVIGTISAIGGSLVSIAQVDIKRNLSYSTTAYLGLVFIAIALQVPVLALLLLFAHAVAKALMSMSVGGVIAATNCQDITELGGLGSRMPATSGSFLIGSLGLVGLLPLGGFLCLAQSVELIGARAPALLSVFLLTNALTALNLTRVYRHVFLGASLLKTRRAVEVNWQMALPMVALAVIVLLTPFLLIRLESLEGMLAFPLWAAALVVGSGALGLLIGALIPLNKAWSRSLNPVMRWCQDLLAFDFYTERFYRLTIVRVVAAFSTLADRFDRVVVDGVLHSMARLSLQSAEGLKLSISGRSQTYVLTAIAAIVLLLSSLSWLQR; encoded by the coding sequence TTGAGCTCGGTTTTCACACTGCCCATCCAAACGGCCTGGCTGATTCCTCTGTATGGAGTGGTTGGCACACTCGTGGCTCTTCCCTGGGCATTCGGGTGGTTCCGGCGTGACGCTCACCGACCGGCGGCCTACCTCAACATCCTGCTCTCGCTGGTGGCGTTTGTGCACGGGAGCCTGGTGCTGCAGGGGGTGATGCGCGCTGGGCCGGCCACGCTCGAGTTTCCTTGGCTGTCTTTTGCCGATCTCGATCTGAGCATCAGCATCAGCTTGTCGCTCACCAATCTGGCCGCTCTGGAGCTGATCACCGGCCTCAGCCTGCTCGCTCAGGTGTATGCCCTCGGGTATCTCGATAAGGAGTGGGCCCTGGCGCGCTTTTTTGCCCTGCTCGGGTTTTTCGAGGGGGCGATGTCGGGAGTGGTGCTCAGCGACTCCCTTTTTCAGAGCTATTTCCTGCTGGAGATGCTCACCCTTTCGACCTATCTGCTGGTGGGGTTCTGGTACGCCCAGCCCCTGGTGGTCACCGCCGCCCGCGATGCCTTTCTCACGAAACGCGTCGGCGATGTGCTGCTGCTGATGGGTGTGGTGGCCTTGGCCGCCTGGGCTGGGGTGATGCGTTTCGAGGATCTCTATGCCTGGTCGGCCACGCAGACGCTTCCGCCCCTGGCCGCCACCTTGCTGGGCCTGGGGTTGATTGCCGGTCCCACCGGCAAGTGTGCCCAGTTTCCGATGCACCTCTGGCTTGATGAAGCCATGGAGGGTCCGAATCCAGCCTCGATCCTGCGGAACTCGGTGGTCGTCACCTGTGGAGCGATCGTGCTGCTCAAGGTGATGCCCTTGCTTCAGCAGACTCCGGTCACCTTGGTGGTGCTCCAGGTGATCGGCACGATCAGTGCCATCGGTGGTTCCCTCGTGTCGATCGCCCAGGTCGATATCAAACGCAATCTCTCGTATTCAACGACCGCCTATCTGGGGTTGGTGTTCATTGCCATCGCCCTGCAGGTGCCCGTGCTCGCCCTCCTGCTTCTGTTCGCTCATGCGGTTGCCAAGGCGCTGATGTCGATGAGTGTGGGTGGCGTGATTGCGGCTACCAACTGTCAGGACATCACCGAGCTCGGTGGTCTTGGCTCGCGGATGCCAGCCACATCCGGCTCCTTTCTGATCGGCTCCCTCGGCCTGGTGGGTCTGCTGCCCCTGGGGGGGTTCCTTTGCCTGGCCCAGTCGGTGGAACTGATCGGTGCCCGTGCGCCCGCTTTGCTGAGTGTGTTCCTGCTCACCAATGCGCTCACGGCGCTCAACCTCACCCGTGTGTATCGCCATGTGTTCCTCGGCGCGTCTCTGCTCAAGACCCGGAGGGCGGTGGAGGTGAACTGGCAGATGGCGCTTCCCATGGTGGCCCTTGCGGTGATCGTTCTGCTCACGCCGTTTCTGTTGATCAGGCTCGAATCGCTTGAGGGGATGCTGGCTTTCCCGCTCTGGGCAGCCGCTCTGGTGGTGGGCAGTGGAGCTTTGGGGCTGCTGATTGGTGCGCTGATACCGCTTAATAAGGCTTGGAGTCGTTCCCTGAACCCGGTGATGCGTTGGTGTCAGGATCTTCTCGCCTTCGATTTCTACACCGAGCGTTTTTATCGGCTCACGATTGTGCGTGTTGTGGCAGCGTTTTCCACTCTGGCTGATCGTTTCGACCGTGTGGTGGTTGATGGGGTGCTCCATTCCATGGCCCGTCTCTCCCTGCAGAGTGCGGAGGGGCTGAAGCTGAGCATCAGCGGTCGAAGCCAGACCTATGTGCTCACGGCGATTGCAGCGATCGTGCTGCTGTTGTCCAGTTTGAGCTGGTTGCAGCGCTGA
- a CDS encoding carboxysome shell carbonic anhydrase, with protein MVRSTPSLRSGRSQAPTAPTRRQLQQPAWIRRQSASTARNTAVHPLTERDDNARLQAYELEVKGRFERIIPVLQRVSALQHDPDFTAQAQRLARAELGFDLPEHILAKAWVRPLDMRALFAWCVFQSHQSISDRFFLDDPLNGGASSAPAEAFNRFLLDCGFHLLDVTPCADGRLAHAIAYTLRIPFSSVRRRAHAGAMFDVENTVNRWVKTEHRRYREQVPNEPHAPTRYLKVVNYHFSSLDPEHQGCAAHGSNDALAASAGLQRLLDFREAVENSFCCGASVDLLLIGLDTDTDAIRVHVPDRAGSLQLGRWLCGRALYESTLPLTASQARDAVTAAVETHQAEAPDPGMVRFISQMLINNFSQQDYVRALHGGAYPDAGHAERFIGVGIGFKEVHLRNLTYFAHLDTVEEGAPDLDVGVKIFKGLNVSRDLPIPVVVRFDYSGKVPGARERAISDCRRVHGAIVERYGDLMQDGLLHTFLTIRDRDDATPAEPVGSSLDPVQQEAH; from the coding sequence ATGGTTCGCTCCACACCATCGTTGCGGAGCGGGCGGTCCCAGGCTCCAACCGCTCCGACGCGTCGTCAGCTGCAGCAGCCGGCCTGGATCCGACGTCAGTCAGCCTCCACGGCTCGCAACACGGCTGTCCATCCGCTCACCGAACGCGACGACAATGCCCGACTCCAGGCATATGAGCTGGAAGTGAAGGGCCGGTTTGAACGGATCATTCCTGTGCTTCAGCGGGTGTCTGCGCTTCAGCACGACCCCGATTTCACTGCCCAAGCCCAGCGACTGGCCCGAGCAGAACTCGGATTTGACCTTCCCGAGCACATCCTGGCCAAGGCCTGGGTGCGCCCTCTGGACATGCGGGCCCTGTTCGCCTGGTGCGTGTTTCAGTCGCACCAAAGCATCAGCGATCGATTTTTTCTGGATGACCCCCTCAACGGAGGGGCCTCAAGTGCACCGGCGGAAGCCTTTAATCGCTTCCTGCTGGACTGTGGCTTTCATCTTCTCGATGTCACGCCCTGCGCCGATGGTCGCTTGGCGCATGCCATCGCTTACACCCTGCGGATCCCGTTCAGTTCGGTGCGGCGTCGGGCCCATGCCGGTGCCATGTTCGATGTGGAGAACACCGTCAACCGCTGGGTGAAAACGGAACATCGGCGCTACCGGGAACAGGTGCCGAATGAGCCCCATGCCCCCACCCGCTATCTGAAGGTGGTGAACTACCACTTCAGTTCCCTGGACCCCGAGCATCAGGGTTGCGCTGCCCATGGCAGCAACGATGCCCTTGCGGCCTCGGCAGGCCTGCAACGGCTGCTGGATTTCCGTGAAGCGGTGGAAAACAGCTTCTGCTGCGGGGCCTCGGTTGATCTGCTTCTGATCGGTCTCGACACCGACACCGACGCGATTCGCGTGCATGTGCCCGATCGTGCTGGCAGCTTGCAACTCGGCCGCTGGCTCTGCGGCCGTGCCTTGTATGAGAGCACCCTGCCACTCACGGCCAGCCAGGCTCGGGACGCGGTGACAGCAGCCGTGGAGACACACCAGGCCGAGGCACCCGACCCGGGGATGGTGCGGTTCATCAGTCAGATGCTGATCAACAATTTTTCCCAGCAGGATTACGTGCGTGCTCTGCATGGAGGCGCCTATCCCGACGCCGGTCACGCCGAGCGCTTCATCGGTGTGGGGATCGGTTTCAAGGAGGTGCACCTTCGCAACCTCACTTATTTCGCCCATCTCGACACGGTGGAGGAGGGTGCGCCTGATCTCGATGTGGGCGTCAAGATCTTCAAAGGTCTCAATGTTTCCCGAGATCTGCCGATTCCGGTGGTCGTTCGCTTCGACTACTCAGGCAAGGTGCCTGGCGCCCGCGAGCGAGCCATCTCCGACTGCCGACGGGTGCATGGGGCGATTGTGGAGCGCTATGGCGATCTGATGCAGGACGGTCTGCTCCACACCTTTCTCACCATCCGCGACCGCGACGACGCCACCCCTGCCGAACCGGTAGGGTCCTCACTCGATCCTGTTCAACAGGAGGCCCACTGA
- a CDS encoding BMC domain-containing protein produces MATPAPRRRSSASTSTPSSPTEQAKAATSGTPASGSALPASPAPAAASTGSTAAVSPAAKATVDVTPVPTRGATTTRRTTTRRSTSARSTPVRSTSARGSATTRGTAGAGGSMGSDSSLPPSAPAPIQGIALGMIETRGMVPAIEAADAMTKAAEVQLICREYVGGGYVTVMVRGETGAVNAAVRAGADACERVGDGLVAAHIIARPHQEVEPALVATGIRRRL; encoded by the coding sequence ATGGCCACTCCAGCTCCTCGTCGTCGTTCTTCCGCTTCCACCAGCACGCCGTCTTCGCCCACGGAGCAGGCCAAGGCCGCAACCTCCGGCACCCCAGCCTCGGGCAGCGCTCTGCCTGCGTCCCCTGCCCCGGCTGCGGCCTCCACAGGCTCCACTGCGGCAGTCTCGCCTGCAGCGAAAGCCACGGTCGATGTGACGCCGGTGCCAACGCGTGGCGCCACCACAACACGGCGCACCACCACTCGGCGTTCCACCAGCGCTCGCAGCACACCGGTTCGCAGCACTAGCGCGCGGGGGAGTGCAACAACCCGTGGCACGGCCGGAGCTGGTGGTTCCATGGGGTCGGACAGCAGTCTCCCCCCCAGTGCACCAGCCCCGATTCAAGGCATTGCTCTGGGCATGATCGAGACTAGGGGCATGGTGCCAGCCATCGAAGCTGCCGACGCGATGACCAAGGCCGCCGAAGTGCAGCTGATCTGCCGCGAGTATGTGGGTGGCGGTTATGTGACGGTGATGGTGCGTGGCGAAACCGGTGCCGTCAATGCCGCCGTGCGCGCCGGTGCCGATGCCTGTGAGCGGGTCGGCGACGGTCTGGTGGCTGCTCACATCATTGCCCGCCCGCACCAGGAGGTGGAGCCTGCCCTGGTCGCCACCGGGATCCGGAGGCGTCTCTGA
- a CDS encoding CO2 hydration protein, whose translation MTQLQFQSPLQTPPDREQLIERLLGDVPLLADTPDHLLQVVNVLESYGIVLDAYSRNLVYQGQTQLLNPFPVLRFFHDGFNLSRLWQHLAGDRINFEYAEYCQKAMFWHGTGGLDAYLDSPPFLAACDRIIQLKRRRDPLLAGVNALFPGFAPEAIRSLTTIYALGLFWRVMSDLFLDLARCYRLGEVASVQDVVHHIRDGLVAAAADPITYQVQLGGEAIWILPPEAGLTFLADVAVPYVEAVFFRGMPFLGTVSYNAQAQQISPDPSSFRYGALYADPLPSMGAGIPPSLCMQDMYRHLPEELSAWYEHHGRGQVDVHVQICISFQKSMFCVTNGAIAGTMPHPLDSQDPEARKANLAYAQSWVDRLMGTRREALI comes from the coding sequence ATGACCCAACTCCAGTTCCAGTCCCCGCTTCAGACTCCGCCCGATCGTGAGCAGCTGATCGAGCGCCTCCTCGGCGATGTGCCTCTTCTGGCCGACACTCCTGATCACCTGCTTCAGGTGGTGAATGTGCTCGAGAGCTACGGCATTGTTCTTGATGCCTACAGCCGCAACTTGGTGTATCAGGGGCAGACGCAGCTGCTCAATCCCTTCCCGGTGCTGCGCTTTTTCCACGACGGCTTCAACCTGTCGAGGCTCTGGCAGCATCTGGCCGGGGATCGGATCAATTTTGAATACGCCGAGTACTGCCAGAAAGCGATGTTCTGGCATGGCACCGGAGGTCTTGATGCCTATCTCGACAGCCCGCCCTTCCTGGCAGCCTGTGATCGCATCATCCAGTTGAAACGCCGGCGGGATCCCCTGCTGGCAGGCGTCAACGCCCTGTTCCCGGGCTTTGCCCCGGAGGCGATCCGCTCCCTGACCACCATCTACGCCCTTGGCCTGTTCTGGCGGGTGATGAGCGATCTATTCCTCGATCTGGCCCGTTGTTATCGCCTCGGTGAGGTGGCTTCTGTGCAAGATGTCGTGCATCACATCCGCGATGGGCTCGTGGCAGCCGCTGCCGATCCGATCACCTATCAAGTGCAGCTGGGAGGAGAAGCGATCTGGATCCTGCCGCCGGAGGCCGGCCTCACGTTTCTTGCCGACGTTGCCGTGCCCTATGTGGAAGCGGTGTTCTTTCGGGGGATGCCCTTTCTGGGCACGGTGTCGTACAACGCCCAGGCCCAGCAGATCTCTCCCGATCCCAGCAGTTTTCGGTATGGGGCGCTCTATGCCGATCCCCTGCCGAGCATGGGGGCTGGGATCCCACCCAGTCTCTGCATGCAAGACATGTATCGCCATCTACCTGAGGAACTCAGTGCCTGGTACGAGCACCATGGGCGCGGTCAGGTGGATGTGCACGTGCAGATCTGCATCAGCTTCCAGAAATCGATGTTCTGCGTCACCAATGGCGCTATTGCCGGCACCATGCCTCACCCGCTCGACAGCCAGGATCCCGAGGCCCGCAAGGCGAACCTGGCCTATGCCCAGTCCTGGGTGGATCGGCTGATGGGCACCCGTCGCGAAGCCTTGATCTAG
- a CDS encoding carboxysome peptide B, with protein sequence MEIMQVKGTLVCTYRVAGLDHMHLRILQNSKGKQLVAVDPVGAREGNWVFTASGSAARHACPDNKVLTDLTIGGIIDHWMPDG encoded by the coding sequence ATGGAAATCATGCAGGTGAAGGGAACCCTGGTGTGCACCTATCGGGTGGCTGGTCTCGACCATATGCACCTGCGCATTCTTCAAAACAGCAAAGGCAAGCAGCTCGTGGCTGTGGATCCCGTTGGCGCCCGCGAGGGCAACTGGGTGTTCACCGCCAGTGGCTCCGCTGCCCGTCACGCTTGTCCCGATAACAAGGTGCTCACGGATCTCACGATCGGTGGAATCATCGACCACTGGATGCCGGATGGATAG
- a CDS encoding DUF3136 domain-containing protein, whose product MAQTKLTIGELEAGYPLYCKALRRLLKEGRSTQDIQKTVCWGHLETLNRCLPTRYKAPSYLLALIRRDLQQPKV is encoded by the coding sequence ATGGCACAGACCAAGCTGACCATCGGTGAACTGGAGGCGGGCTATCCCCTGTATTGCAAGGCCCTGCGCCGCTTGCTGAAGGAAGGTCGCAGCACCCAGGACATCCAGAAAACCGTCTGCTGGGGACACCTGGAAACCCTCAACCGCTGCCTTCCCACCCGTTACAAAGCTCCCTCCTATCTGCTCGCCCTCATCCGTCGCGATCTGCAGCAACCCAAGGTCTGA
- a CDS encoding carboxysome peptide A: MLIVKVIKPLVSTNRIPDFEHKHLQVVQDGSTKKVAVDAVGAKPGDWVICVSSSAAREAAGSKSYPSDLTIVGIIDHWEPDPPKPAAAPAPSPSPAPMSTPPKEGVG, encoded by the coding sequence ATGTTGATCGTCAAGGTCATCAAGCCGCTCGTTTCCACCAACCGGATCCCGGATTTCGAGCACAAACATCTCCAGGTGGTGCAGGACGGCAGCACGAAGAAGGTGGCTGTCGATGCCGTCGGCGCCAAACCCGGTGACTGGGTCATTTGTGTCAGCAGTTCTGCAGCTCGCGAAGCGGCAGGTAGCAAGTCGTATCCCAGCGATCTCACCATCGTTGGCATCATCGATCACTGGGAACCTGATCCGCCCAAGCCAGCCGCTGCTCCAGCTCCGAGTCCATCCCCGGCGCCGATGTCCACTCCCCCCAAGGAAGGCGTGGGCTGA
- a CDS encoding NADH-quinone oxidoreductase subunit M, whose product MMLTFLLLIPFAGALLISLWPSGADAPVFRRLALAVLMAQCLLGLPVLWAFQPGEAGLQLIERMPWLPSLGLDYALAIDGLSLPLVLMNGLLCFVAAFTSRRVENRPRIYFALLLIISGAVNGAFLAQNLLLFFLFYELELIPLWLLIAVWGGANRAYASTKFLIVTAVSGVLILAAFLGMAVLTGSADFSLHPVLGTDMGLLSQLVLMGALLIGFAIKIPLFPFHTWLPDAHTEASTPVSVLLAGVLLKLGTYGLLRFCLGLFPEAWAVAAPWLAIWAAVSVLYGSLAAIAQTDMKRMVAYSSVGHMGYVLLAAAAATPVALVGAVFQMVSHGLISAILFLVVGVVYERTGTRDLNVLRGLLNPQRGLPLSGTLMIVGVMASAGIPGMAGFISEFLIFRGSLPSFTLATLLSMVGSGLTAVYFLLLVNRAFFGRLAIAVGDQPNPRILLPVPLAEQMPAILLSLGVLVLGLAPDLLVGISEAATTGLSQLALTALPGGFT is encoded by the coding sequence ATGATGTTGACCTTTCTGCTCCTGATCCCCTTTGCCGGTGCGCTGCTGATCAGCCTCTGGCCCTCAGGTGCCGATGCGCCGGTGTTTCGCCGCCTGGCCCTGGCTGTGCTCATGGCCCAATGTCTGCTCGGATTGCCTGTGCTGTGGGCGTTTCAGCCGGGAGAGGCGGGCTTGCAGCTGATCGAGCGCATGCCCTGGCTGCCGAGCCTCGGTCTTGATTACGCCCTCGCCATTGATGGTCTGTCGCTGCCCCTGGTGTTGATGAATGGGCTGCTTTGCTTTGTCGCCGCCTTCACCTCCCGGCGTGTTGAGAATCGCCCCCGGATTTATTTCGCCCTGCTGTTGATCATCAGTGGCGCCGTAAATGGTGCGTTCCTGGCCCAGAACCTGCTGCTGTTTTTCCTCTTTTATGAACTGGAGCTGATCCCGCTCTGGCTGCTGATCGCGGTGTGGGGAGGTGCGAATCGCGCCTATGCCTCCACCAAGTTCCTGATCGTGACCGCAGTGTCGGGTGTGTTGATCCTGGCCGCATTTCTCGGCATGGCCGTGCTGACCGGATCGGCGGACTTCAGCCTCCACCCTGTGCTCGGCACGGACATGGGGCTGCTGAGTCAACTGGTGTTGATGGGGGCGCTCCTGATCGGCTTTGCGATCAAGATTCCCTTGTTTCCCTTTCACACCTGGTTGCCCGACGCCCACACCGAGGCGTCCACGCCGGTGTCGGTGCTCCTGGCCGGTGTGCTGCTCAAGCTTGGGACCTACGGCCTTCTGCGCTTCTGTCTGGGTCTGTTCCCGGAGGCGTGGGCCGTGGCGGCCCCCTGGTTGGCGATCTGGGCCGCAGTTTCCGTTCTCTACGGATCCCTCGCCGCCATCGCCCAGACCGATATGAAGCGCATGGTGGCCTACAGCTCGGTGGGCCACATGGGCTACGTGTTGCTCGCAGCCGCCGCTGCCACCCCCGTGGCTTTGGTTGGAGCCGTGTTCCAGATGGTGAGCCACGGCTTGATTTCGGCCATTCTTTTCCTGGTGGTGGGCGTTGTGTATGAGCGCACAGGCACCCGCGATCTCAATGTTCTGCGCGGTCTGCTCAACCCCCAGCGGGGTCTTCCCCTCAGTGGCACGTTGATGATTGTGGGCGTGATGGCCAGTGCTGGGATTCCCGGTATGGCTGGGTTCATCTCCGAATTTCTGATCTTCCGCGGCAGTCTTCCGTCGTTCACTCTCGCGACCTTGCTGTCGATGGTGGGCTCTGGATTGACAGCGGTGTATTTCCTTCTCTTGGTGAATCGCGCCTTCTTTGGTCGTCTGGCGATCGCTGTGGGCGATCAGCCCAACCCCCGCATCCTGTTGCCCGTGCCTCTGGCTGAGCAGATGCCTGCGATTCTGCTCAGTCTGGGCGTGTTGGTGCTCGGGTTGGCCCCTGACCTCTTGGTGGGCATCAGCGAAGCGGCCACCACCGGGCTCAGCCAGCTTGCTCTCACCGCCTTGCCTGGAGGTTTCACCTGA
- a CDS encoding 4a-hydroxytetrahydrobiopterin dehydratase, whose product MERPIEKVQGQDHTGRHQWQQRERPTRLERRVEFETYGATRDFLDRLGVFSEQQQRFPDISFGRTYVNLTLRPADESAGAQLQEQDHAFAAGVDGLLD is encoded by the coding sequence GTGGAGCGACCGATCGAGAAGGTGCAGGGGCAGGACCACACCGGGAGGCATCAATGGCAGCAGCGCGAGCGCCCGACTCGTCTGGAGCGACGCGTTGAATTCGAAACCTACGGCGCCACCCGTGATTTTCTCGATCGACTCGGTGTGTTCAGCGAGCAACAGCAGCGTTTCCCCGATATCAGCTTTGGTCGTACCTATGTGAATCTGACGCTCCGGCCGGCTGATGAGTCTGCGGGCGCCCAGCTGCAGGAGCAGGATCATGCCTTCGCGGCAGGGGTCGATGGACTCCTCGATTGA
- a CDS encoding Rid family detoxifying hydrolase, giving the protein MPASASPEAINTPAAPTPVGPYNQAVRAGEWLYCSGQIPLDPQSGAMVGAGDVEAETRQVLRNLEAVLSAAGASAAQVVRTTVFLADLNDFQAVNAIYAEMFGAGVSPARACVQVAALPKGARVEIDCVAYLG; this is encoded by the coding sequence ATGCCGGCATCCGCCAGCCCCGAGGCGATCAACACTCCTGCGGCCCCGACCCCGGTGGGGCCCTACAACCAGGCGGTGCGCGCCGGCGAATGGCTCTATTGCTCCGGCCAGATCCCCCTGGATCCCCAAAGCGGCGCCATGGTCGGCGCCGGAGATGTGGAGGCGGAGACCCGCCAAGTGCTGCGCAATCTGGAGGCGGTGCTCTCCGCAGCAGGCGCCAGTGCCGCCCAGGTGGTGCGCACCACCGTGTTCCTGGCCGATCTGAATGATTTTCAGGCCGTCAATGCCATCTATGCGGAGATGTTCGGTGCGGGGGTGAGCCCAGCGCGGGCCTGCGTGCAGGTGGCGGCCCTGCCGAAGGGCGCCCGGGTGGAGATCGATTGCGTCGCCTACCTGGGCTGA
- the cbbX gene encoding CbbX protein, which yields MDSSIDLSASLAESGVAEVLEQLDRELIGLKPVKTRIREIAALLLVDRARRSFDLPSSAPSLHMSFTGHPGTGKTTVANRISEILHRLGYLRKGHVVTVTRDDLVGQYVGHTAPKTREMIKRAQGGVLFIDEAYYLYKPGNERDYGAEAIEILLQDMERQRNDFVVIFAGYKDRMQQFYQSNPGLSSRVAHHIDFPDYSDAELMAIALLLLEQQSYRFADDAQEVFADYIRRRRQLPFFANARSIRNALDRLRLRQANRLFSRMDQPLSRDDLITIEAADILASRVFQGEVEGVDPARPLTS from the coding sequence ATGGACTCCTCGATTGATCTTTCAGCGAGCCTCGCCGAATCTGGCGTGGCGGAGGTGCTGGAGCAGCTCGACCGTGAACTGATCGGGTTGAAGCCGGTGAAGACGCGGATTCGCGAAATCGCCGCTCTGCTCTTGGTGGATCGCGCGCGCCGTTCCTTCGATCTTCCCAGCTCAGCACCGTCGCTGCATATGTCGTTCACCGGTCATCCGGGAACGGGCAAAACCACCGTGGCCAATCGAATCTCCGAAATTCTTCATCGGCTTGGTTATCTGCGTAAAGGCCATGTGGTCACGGTGACGCGAGACGATCTTGTTGGTCAGTATGTGGGGCATACCGCCCCGAAAACCCGCGAGATGATCAAGCGGGCTCAGGGGGGTGTGTTGTTCATTGATGAGGCGTACTACCTCTATAAGCCTGGCAACGAAAGGGATTATGGGGCTGAGGCGATTGAAATCCTGCTGCAGGATATGGAGCGGCAGCGCAATGATTTTGTGGTGATTTTTGCGGGCTATAAAGACCGGATGCAGCAGTTTTATCAATCCAATCCAGGGCTTTCATCGCGTGTCGCCCACCATATTGATTTTCCGGATTACAGCGATGCTGAACTCATGGCGATCGCCTTGCTCCTGTTGGAACAGCAAAGCTACCGCTTTGCCGACGATGCCCAGGAGGTGTTCGCGGATTACATCCGTCGTCGTCGTCAGTTGCCGTTCTTTGCCAATGCCCGCTCAATTCGCAATGCCCTGGATCGCCTGCGTCTGCGCCAGGCCAACCGGTTGTTTTCCCGCATGGATCAACCGCTCAGTCGCGATGACCTGATCACGATCGAGGCCGCCGATATCCTGGCGAGCCGCGTGTTTCAAGGGGAGGTGGAAGGTGTGGATCCCGCTCGCCCGCTGACGTCTTGA